From one Streptomyces sp. SCSIO 30461 genomic stretch:
- a CDS encoding metallopeptidase family protein, producing MLEMSRETFEELVSQALDTIPPELTRVMDNVAVFVEDEPDPSDPELLGLYEGTPLTERGEWYAGVLPDRISIYMGPTLRYCETPDDVVHEVAVTVVHEVAHHFGIDDERLHELGWG from the coding sequence GTGCTGGAGATGTCGCGGGAAACATTCGAAGAACTGGTGAGCCAGGCCCTGGACACGATCCCCCCGGAGCTGACGCGGGTCATGGACAACGTGGCCGTGTTCGTGGAGGACGAACCCGACCCGTCCGACCCGGAGCTACTGGGGCTGTACGAGGGAACACCCCTCACAGAACGCGGGGAGTGGTACGCGGGCGTGCTCCCCGACCGCATTTCCATCTACATGGGCCCGACACTCCGCTACTGCGAGACCCCGGACGATGTCGTGCACGAAGTTGCCGTGACGGTCGTCCATGAGGTTGCCCATCACTTCGGCATCGATGACGAGCGGCTCCACGAGCTGGGCTGGGGCTAG
- a CDS encoding CrcB family protein, giving the protein MSPGPDPGSGPRRDPGPDEPVDPDIDLHWPEQRAETAGARKWKVLAAVSAGGVIGACVRYGVSLAWASPWATLTVNVSGCALIGVVMVLVSEHKVITWSLARPFLGVGVLGGYTTFSSYALDIATLADRQKFAMAAGYTFATLVGALGAVWLAAVLTRKALGARIAAEAP; this is encoded by the coding sequence ATGAGCCCCGGACCTGATCCCGGATCCGGTCCGCGCCGCGATCCCGGGCCCGACGAGCCGGTCGACCCCGATATCGATCTGCACTGGCCTGAGCAGCGTGCCGAGACGGCCGGCGCGAGGAAATGGAAGGTTCTTGCGGCCGTTTCGGCGGGCGGGGTCATCGGGGCGTGCGTCCGCTACGGCGTGTCGCTCGCGTGGGCGTCCCCCTGGGCGACGCTCACCGTGAATGTGTCGGGGTGCGCGCTCATCGGCGTAGTGATGGTGCTTGTCAGCGAGCACAAGGTGATCACCTGGTCGCTGGCGAGGCCGTTCCTGGGGGTCGGGGTGCTCGGCGGCTACACCACGTTCTCCAGTTATGCCCTGGACATCGCGACACTGGCGGACCGTCAGAAATTCGCCATGGCCGCCGGATACACCTTCGCCACCCTGGTCGGGGCGCTGGGCGCGGTGTGGCTGGCGGCCGTGCTGACGCGCAAGGCGCTGGGGGCGCGGATCGCGGCGGAGGCGCCGTGA
- a CDS encoding DUF6274 family protein, protein MAASTVRHETRALLRAHLAAVSGYRHLTRHCPVCHRLLRLAMEPAEPAEPVRAVEPVRAVEPVRAVEPVRAVEPVEPVRTVEPVRAPETAQTRETAAEPSTGSSAAAEPPGTGDGSGEDERHGDPHPM, encoded by the coding sequence ATGGCGGCATCCACAGTGAGGCATGAGACCCGGGCGCTGCTGCGCGCCCATCTGGCGGCCGTCTCCGGCTATCGGCACCTCACCCGGCACTGTCCGGTCTGCCACCGGCTGCTGCGCCTCGCGATGGAGCCGGCCGAACCCGCCGAGCCCGTGCGCGCCGTGGAGCCCGTGCGCGCCGTGGAGCCCGTGCGCGCCGTGGAGCCCGTGCGCGCCGTGGAGCCCGTGGAACCTGTTCGGACCGTTGAACCTGTTCGGGCCCCCGAGACCGCGCAGACCAGGGAGACCGCAGCAGAGCCGTCCACGGGGTCAAGCGCGGCGGCCGAACCGCCGGGGACCGGGGATGGCAGCGGCGAGGACGAGCGACACGGCGACCCCCATCCCATGTGA
- a CDS encoding DsbA family protein — MPDSLKPFVLGAGVAAIAVVLGVVSYTATTRSEPAASSGDVAAESTAPESGVYPELEKLARRAPGDPMAIGRADAPVVMIEYADFKCGYCAKFARDTQPALVKRYVDEGILRIEWRNFPVFGDESQTAARASWAAGRQGRFWQFHDAVYATGGSEKGFGTERLRELARQAGVEDLGRFAGDADSRTARQAVARDEEEAYALGATSTPSFLVNGRPIAGAQSEATFVELIETARESADPGMAAGPDGPGPAATSPFAARSASPGPTTTPGAARQDSAR, encoded by the coding sequence ATGCCCGATTCCCTCAAGCCCTTCGTGCTCGGTGCCGGGGTTGCCGCGATCGCGGTGGTGCTGGGTGTCGTCTCGTACACCGCCACTACCCGCTCCGAACCGGCGGCGAGCTCAGGCGACGTCGCGGCCGAGTCCACCGCGCCCGAGTCCGGGGTCTACCCGGAGCTGGAGAAGCTCGCCAGGCGCGCCCCCGGCGACCCCATGGCGATCGGCCGGGCGGACGCGCCAGTCGTGATGATCGAGTACGCCGACTTCAAGTGCGGCTACTGCGCCAAGTTCGCCCGTGACACCCAGCCGGCCCTGGTGAAGAGGTATGTCGACGAGGGCATCCTGCGCATCGAGTGGCGCAACTTCCCGGTCTTCGGCGATGAGTCGCAGACCGCGGCGCGTGCCTCATGGGCGGCGGGGCGACAGGGCCGGTTCTGGCAGTTCCACGACGCGGTGTACGCCACGGGCGGCAGCGAGAAGGGCTTCGGCACCGAGCGGCTGCGGGAGCTCGCCCGGCAGGCGGGGGTGGAGGATCTGGGCCGCTTCGCGGGCGACGCGGACAGCCGGACGGCCCGGCAGGCGGTGGCGAGGGACGAGGAGGAGGCCTATGCGCTGGGTGCGACCTCCACGCCGTCGTTCCTGGTCAATGGGCGCCCGATCGCCGGGGCGCAGTCGGAGGCCACCTTCGTGGAGCTGATCGAGACGGCGCGGGAGTCCGCCGACCCAGGGATGGCGGCGGGCCCGGACGGCCCCGGCCCTGCCGCCACGAGCCCGTTCGCGGCGCGCTCAGCCTCTCCGGGCCCGACCACGACGCCGGGGGCCGCACGGCAGGACTCCGCTCGATGA
- a CDS encoding metallophosphoesterase, giving the protein MARASERLRAFLTGIPRPYPLRKHGGKHRGTHQGKRLRTDPPGLLAAEAASHSHRHPCARAVGLIALVLVGAWLGLLIVGSVRTPVGPMDTTMTLRPSLSGGTKINVSPLGALELDSHSAPIRLDVDVDRLDPVRSQALVKHPERLSGLQQEVSQDVRDGTRELAWRSCVAVVSGATALGLAVYRRPRRALAAGGLALALLAASGIGTYATWNPNSVLEPKFSGLLSSAPSVVGNARSIVTEFDVYQKELARLVTNVTKLYDATSTLPVYQPDPATVRVLHVSDIHLNPAAWHIIGSLVEQYRIDVIIDSGDTMDHGSTAENSFLDAIPDLGAPYVWVRGNHDSPATQRYLQGLENVHVLDEGRAVTVGGLRVAGTGDPQFTPDRTTVPGGDPAERMAGIRLASALRDQRRAGTPVDIAVAHNPVAARETDGVVPLALAGHVHHRENERLPLGTRLKIEGSTGGGGLRAVQNDEPEKVRASVLYLDRATRGLQAWDEITLGGLGLTTAEVSRHLATTAPPGSGPSAPPSAPAP; this is encoded by the coding sequence ATGGCTCGCGCTAGTGAACGGCTCCGCGCCTTCCTCACCGGCATTCCGCGCCCGTACCCGCTCAGGAAGCACGGCGGGAAGCACCGCGGGACCCACCAGGGGAAGCGCCTCCGCACCGATCCACCCGGCCTCCTCGCCGCCGAGGCTGCGTCCCACTCGCATCGCCACCCCTGTGCCCGCGCCGTCGGCCTGATCGCGCTGGTCCTCGTCGGTGCCTGGCTGGGACTGCTGATCGTCGGGTCGGTCCGGACGCCCGTGGGCCCGATGGACACGACCATGACCCTGCGTCCGTCCCTGTCCGGCGGCACGAAGATCAACGTCTCACCGTTGGGGGCTCTGGAGTTGGACTCCCACTCGGCGCCCATCCGCCTCGATGTCGACGTGGACCGGCTGGACCCGGTGCGGTCCCAGGCCCTGGTCAAACACCCCGAGCGACTGTCGGGCCTCCAGCAGGAGGTCTCCCAGGACGTCAGGGACGGCACCCGTGAGCTGGCGTGGCGCTCCTGTGTCGCCGTCGTGTCCGGCGCCACCGCCCTCGGCCTGGCCGTGTACCGCCGCCCGCGCCGCGCGCTCGCGGCGGGCGGTCTCGCGCTGGCGCTGCTCGCGGCCTCCGGAATCGGCACGTACGCCACGTGGAATCCGAATTCGGTTCTCGAGCCGAAGTTCTCCGGGCTGCTGAGCAGCGCGCCGTCCGTGGTCGGCAACGCACGGTCGATCGTGACCGAGTTCGACGTCTACCAGAAGGAGTTGGCCCGGCTGGTCACCAACGTGACCAAGCTGTACGACGCGACCTCCACGCTGCCTGTCTACCAGCCGGACCCCGCCACGGTCCGGGTGCTGCATGTCTCCGACATCCACCTCAACCCCGCGGCCTGGCACATCATCGGTTCACTGGTGGAGCAGTACCGGATCGATGTGATCATCGACTCCGGCGACACGATGGACCACGGAAGCACCGCCGAGAACAGCTTCCTGGACGCGATTCCCGATCTCGGGGCGCCCTACGTCTGGGTACGCGGCAACCACGACTCGCCCGCCACCCAGCGCTATCTCCAAGGCCTGGAGAACGTGCATGTGCTCGACGAGGGCCGCGCGGTCACCGTCGGCGGGCTGCGCGTGGCCGGGACGGGCGACCCCCAGTTCACCCCGGACCGTACGACGGTGCCGGGCGGCGACCCCGCCGAGCGCATGGCCGGCATCCGCCTCGCATCCGCGCTGCGCGATCAGCGGCGGGCGGGCACACCCGTCGACATCGCGGTCGCCCACAACCCGGTCGCTGCACGCGAGACCGACGGCGTGGTGCCGCTCGCGCTAGCCGGCCACGTCCACCACCGCGAGAACGAACGGCTCCCCCTCGGCACCCGGCTCAAGATCGAGGGCTCCACGGGCGGTGGGGGTCTGCGCGCGGTCCAGAACGACGAGCCTGAGAAGGTGCGCGCATCCGTCCTCTACCTCGACCGCGCCACTCGCGGCCTCCAGGCCTGGGACGAGATCACTCTGGGCGGTCTCGGCCTGACGACAGCCGAGGTCAGCCGCCATCTGGCGACCACCGCACCCCCGGGATCCGGGCCCTCGGCACCCCCGAGCGCACCTGCACCGTAA
- the crcB gene encoding fluoride efflux transporter CrcB has protein sequence MNWLLVVVGAAFGAPLRYLTDRALQAWYGSEFPWGTLAVNIAGSLVLGLVAGVSAGEGRSSGLYAMLGTGFCGVLTTYSTFSYETLRLVEHGRARWAAANAGVSLLVGLGAVALGAGLVGGLGR, from the coding sequence GTGAACTGGCTGCTGGTGGTGGTCGGCGCTGCCTTCGGGGCGCCACTGCGCTATCTGACGGATCGTGCGCTGCAGGCGTGGTATGGCTCGGAGTTCCCCTGGGGGACGCTGGCGGTGAACATCGCCGGGAGCCTGGTGCTGGGCCTGGTGGCCGGGGTGTCGGCCGGCGAGGGGCGCTCGTCCGGTCTGTACGCGATGCTCGGTACCGGGTTCTGCGGGGTGCTGACGACGTATTCGACCTTCTCGTACGAGACGCTCCGGCTGGTCGAGCACGGACGAGCGCGCTGGGCGGCGGCGAACGCGGGTGTGTCGCTGCTGGTCGGGCTGGGGGCGGTGGCGCTGGGGGCGGGCTTGGTAGGTGGGCTGGGGCGGTAG
- the bldC gene encoding developmental transcriptional regulator BldC codes for MTARTPDAEPLLTPAEVATMFRVDPKTVTRWAKAGKLTSIRTLGGHRRYREAEVRALLAGIPQQRSEA; via the coding sequence ATGACCGCTCGCACCCCTGATGCCGAGCCGCTGCTGACCCCGGCTGAGGTCGCCACGATGTTCCGCGTGGACCCGAAGACGGTCACACGCTGGGCCAAGGCTGGCAAGCTCACGTCCATCCGCACGCTTGGTGGACATCGCCGGTACCGCGAGGCAGAGGTCCGCGCACTGCTTGCGGGTATTCCGCAGCAGCGCAGCGAGGCCTGA
- a CDS encoding metallopeptidase family protein, protein MVEVSDGCSCVHETAHHFGIDDERLHALGYG, encoded by the coding sequence ATGGTGGAGGTGTCTGACGGGTGTTCCTGCGTGCATGAGACCGCCCACCATTTCGGTATCGACGACGAACGGCTGCACGCGCTGGGGTACGGATGA
- the hrpA gene encoding ATP-dependent RNA helicase HrpA, which produces MSTSFADLQTQLAEISLRDAHRLGRRLEGTRRIRKPEARQAVLDEIAAEAATAAARSAERAARVPGVSYPEQLPVSQKKDEILEAIRDHQVVIVAGETGSGKTTQIPKICLELGRGVRGMIGHTQPRRIAARTVAERVAYELRSPLGEAVGWKVRFTDQVNPDATFVKLMTDGILLAEIQTDRELRAYDTIIIDEAHERSLNIDFLLGYLAQLLPKRPDLKVVITSATIDPERFSRHFGDAPIVEVSGRTYPVEVRYRPLLEEDSEDSDRDQITAICDAVDELQKEGPGDILVFLSGEREIRDTAEALNKKNMRFTEVLPLYARLSHAEQHRVFQPHSGRRVVLATNVAETSLTVPGIKYVIDPGTARISRYSHRTKVQRLPIEAVSQASANQRKGRCGRTSDGVCIRLYSEDDFLSRPEFTDAEILRTNLASVILQMTAAGLGDIEKFPFIDPPDHRNIRDGVQLLQELGALNPGEKDPKKRLTQLGRKLAQLPVDPRLARMVIEADKNGCVREVMVIAAALSIQDPRERPSDKQAQADQQHARFKDETSDFLALLNLWRYVREQQKERGSSSFRRMCKQEYLNFLRIREWQDIYAQLRTVAKQMGLHLDEPSAGSTAPDQAVHVSLLAGLLSHVGMKDIKESTGRDGGKSTAKNEYLGARGAKFAVFPGSALFRKPPRFVMSAELVETSRLWARVNAKIEPEWIEPLAGHLVKRTYSEPHWEKDQAAVMAYEKVTLYGVPIVAQRKVNYGRIDPETSRELFIRHALVEGDWRTHHKFYADNRKLLTEVEELEHRARRRDILVDDETLFDFYDQRVPEHVVSGAHFDSWWKHKRREQPELLDFEREMLINEKAGAVTKDDYPDSWRQGALKFRVTYRFEPGTDTGHPQRSEGNDGVTVHIPLQVLNQVTDEGFDWQIPGLREEVVTELIRSLPKPIRRHYVPAPNYARAFLEKAVPLQEPLPVTMARELQRMVGVPVTADDFEIAKVPDHLKITFRIVDERRRSLAEDKDLESLRLRLKPKARQALSQAAAATAERSGGASIERSGLKDWTIGTLPKIFETRRAGQPVKAYPALVDSGESVSVRLFDTEAEQKQAMWQGTRRLIMLNIPVNPAKFASERLTNQQKLALSRNPHGSIQALFDDCAAAAADRLIAEHGGPAWDEEAFRKLFDKVRADLVDTTVRTVDQVGQILAAWQACERRLKATNSLVLINNVQDVREQLAALMPAGFVTRTGLRRLGDLMRYLVAVDRRLQQMPTSVQRDTTRMQKIREMRDEYAWLLEQLPKGRPVPQEVLDIRWMIEELRVSYFAHALGTAHPVSDKRIIKAIDAAAP; this is translated from the coding sequence ATGTCTACTTCCTTTGCCGATCTCCAGACCCAGCTGGCCGAGATCTCGCTGCGTGACGCGCACCGGCTCGGGCGGCGCCTCGAAGGCACCCGCCGTATCCGCAAGCCCGAAGCCCGTCAGGCGGTGCTGGACGAGATCGCGGCGGAGGCCGCCACGGCCGCCGCCCGTTCCGCCGAGCGTGCGGCACGGGTACCCGGTGTGAGCTACCCCGAACAGCTCCCGGTGAGTCAGAAGAAGGACGAGATCCTCGAGGCGATACGGGACCACCAGGTCGTGATCGTCGCGGGTGAGACCGGTTCCGGGAAGACCACCCAGATCCCCAAGATCTGCCTGGAGCTCGGCCGTGGTGTGCGCGGCATGATCGGGCACACCCAGCCCCGCCGGATCGCGGCTCGTACGGTCGCCGAGCGGGTCGCCTACGAGCTGCGCAGCCCGCTCGGTGAAGCGGTGGGCTGGAAGGTCAGATTCACCGACCAGGTGAATCCGGACGCCACCTTCGTGAAGCTGATGACGGACGGCATCCTGCTTGCGGAGATCCAGACGGACCGCGAGCTGCGCGCCTACGACACGATCATCATCGATGAGGCCCATGAGCGGTCCCTCAACATCGACTTCCTGCTCGGCTATCTGGCCCAGCTGCTGCCGAAGCGCCCCGACCTCAAGGTGGTCATCACCTCGGCGACCATCGACCCCGAGCGCTTCTCGCGGCACTTCGGGGACGCCCCGATCGTGGAGGTCAGCGGGCGTACCTACCCGGTGGAGGTGCGCTACCGCCCGCTCCTCGAAGAGGACTCCGAGGATTCCGACCGGGACCAGATCACCGCGATCTGCGACGCGGTCGACGAACTCCAGAAGGAAGGGCCGGGCGACATCCTGGTCTTCCTGTCCGGCGAGCGGGAGATCCGCGACACCGCGGAAGCGCTGAACAAGAAGAACATGCGCTTCACCGAGGTGCTCCCGCTCTACGCCCGGCTCTCGCACGCCGAACAGCACCGCGTCTTCCAGCCGCACAGCGGTCGCCGTGTCGTCCTCGCCACGAACGTCGCGGAGACCTCACTGACGGTCCCCGGCATCAAGTACGTGATCGACCCGGGCACCGCGCGCATCTCCCGCTACAGCCATCGCACCAAGGTCCAGCGGCTGCCCATCGAGGCTGTCAGCCAGGCCAGCGCCAACCAGCGCAAGGGCCGCTGCGGCCGGACGTCCGACGGCGTCTGCATCCGCCTGTACAGCGAGGACGACTTTCTGTCCCGACCCGAGTTCACGGACGCCGAGATCCTCCGTACCAACCTGGCGTCCGTCATCCTCCAGATGACCGCGGCCGGGCTCGGCGACATCGAGAAGTTCCCCTTCATCGACCCTCCGGACCACCGCAACATCCGCGACGGTGTGCAGCTCCTCCAGGAGCTGGGCGCGCTGAACCCAGGGGAAAAGGACCCGAAGAAGCGGCTGACGCAGCTGGGCCGCAAGCTGGCGCAGCTGCCGGTCGACCCCCGGCTGGCCCGGATGGTCATCGAAGCCGACAAGAACGGCTGTGTCCGCGAGGTCATGGTCATCGCCGCCGCGCTGTCCATCCAGGACCCGCGCGAGCGGCCCTCGGACAAGCAGGCGCAGGCCGACCAGCAGCACGCCCGCTTCAAGGACGAGACCAGCGACTTCCTCGCCCTCCTCAACCTCTGGCGCTATGTGCGCGAGCAGCAGAAGGAGCGCGGTTCGTCCAGCTTCCGCAGGATGTGCAAGCAGGAATACCTGAACTTCCTGCGGATCCGCGAGTGGCAGGACATCTACGCCCAGCTGCGTACGGTCGCCAAGCAGATGGGCCTCCATCTGGATGAGCCTTCGGCGGGCAGTACCGCCCCGGACCAGGCCGTGCATGTCTCGCTGCTCGCCGGACTCCTCTCCCATGTCGGAATGAAGGACATCAAGGAGAGCACAGGTCGGGACGGCGGGAAGAGCACGGCGAAGAACGAGTACCTGGGAGCACGCGGCGCCAAGTTCGCCGTCTTCCCCGGTTCCGCGCTCTTCAGGAAACCGCCGCGTTTCGTGATGTCAGCCGAACTGGTCGAGACCTCGCGCCTGTGGGCCCGGGTCAATGCGAAGATCGAGCCCGAGTGGATCGAGCCGCTCGCCGGGCATCTGGTCAAGCGCACCTACAGCGAGCCGCACTGGGAGAAGGACCAGGCGGCGGTGATGGCCTACGAGAAGGTCACGCTGTACGGCGTGCCGATCGTCGCCCAGCGCAAGGTGAACTACGGCCGGATCGACCCGGAGACGAGCCGGGAGCTGTTCATCCGCCATGCCCTGGTCGAGGGCGACTGGCGTACGCACCACAAGTTCTACGCGGACAACCGCAAGCTCCTCACCGAGGTGGAGGAGCTCGAGCACCGGGCTCGCCGCCGGGACATCCTCGTGGACGACGAGACGCTGTTCGATTTCTACGACCAGCGGGTGCCCGAGCATGTGGTGTCCGGGGCCCACTTCGACTCCTGGTGGAAGCACAAGCGCCGTGAGCAACCGGAGCTGCTCGACTTCGAGCGCGAGATGCTCATCAACGAGAAGGCCGGGGCGGTCACCAAGGACGACTATCCGGACTCGTGGCGACAGGGAGCGCTGAAGTTCCGGGTCACCTACCGGTTCGAACCGGGAACGGATACCGGGCATCCGCAGCGGAGCGAGGGGAATGACGGCGTCACCGTCCACATCCCGCTCCAGGTGCTCAACCAGGTGACGGACGAGGGCTTCGACTGGCAGATCCCGGGACTGCGCGAGGAAGTCGTCACCGAACTGATCCGTTCGCTGCCCAAGCCGATCCGCCGCCACTACGTGCCCGCTCCGAACTACGCGAGGGCCTTCCTGGAGAAGGCCGTTCCCCTGCAGGAGCCGCTGCCGGTGACGATGGCACGGGAGCTCCAGCGCATGGTTGGCGTGCCGGTGACAGCCGACGACTTCGAGATCGCCAAGGTCCCGGACCATCTGAAGATCACCTTCCGGATCGTCGACGAACGCCGCCGCAGCCTCGCCGAGGACAAGGATCTGGAATCCCTGCGGCTGCGGCTCAAGCCCAAGGCCCGGCAGGCCCTCTCCCAGGCGGCGGCGGCCACGGCGGAGCGGTCCGGGGGCGCCTCGATCGAGCGCTCCGGTCTGAAGGACTGGACGATCGGGACCCTCCCGAAGATCTTCGAAACCCGCCGCGCCGGCCAGCCCGTCAAGGCATACCCGGCTCTGGTGGACTCCGGTGAGAGCGTCTCCGTGCGCCTCTTCGACACCGAGGCCGAGCAGAAGCAGGCGATGTGGCAGGGCACTCGCCGGCTGATCATGCTGAACATCCCGGTCAATCCGGCGAAGTTCGCGTCCGAGCGGCTGACGAACCAGCAGAAGCTCGCCCTCTCGCGCAATCCGCACGGCTCCATCCAGGCGCTGTTCGACGACTGCGCCGCGGCTGCCGCGGACCGGTTGATCGCCGAACACGGCGGTCCGGCCTGGGACGAGGAGGCGTTCCGCAAACTGTTCGACAAGGTGCGTGCCGACCTCGTGGACACCACTGTGCGGACCGTCGACCAGGTGGGGCAGATCCTGGCCGCCTGGCAGGCCTGTGAGCGCCGTCTCAAAGCCACCAACAGCCTGGTGCTGATCAACAACGTCCAGGACGTACGGGAGCAGCTGGCGGCCCTGATGCCCGCGGGCTTCGTCACCCGCACGGGGCTGCGGCGGCTGGGCGACCTGATGCGCTATCTGGTGGCGGTGGATCGCCGGCTCCAGCAGATGCCGACGTCCGTGCAGCGCGACACCACGCGGATGCAGAAGATCCGCGAGATGCGGGACGAGTACGCCTGGCTGCTGGAGCAGCTGCCCAAGGGGCGACCGGTACCCCAGGAAGTGCTGGACATCCGCTGGATGATCGAGGAGCTGCGGGTGAGCTACTTCGCGCATGCGCTCGGCACCGCGCACCCGGTCTCGGACAAACGGATCATCAAGGCGATCGACGCCGCTGCGCCGTGA
- a CDS encoding cytochrome c biogenesis CcdA family protein: protein MTGIGYLAAFAGGLLALLSPCSALLLPAFFAYSIDSTTRLVARTGVFYAGLATTLVPLGAAGSFAGRLFYGHRDLLVATGGWLIIALGVAQVLGRGFAPRRLAEAGGRIRPTTAVSVYALGLVYGLAGFCAGPILGSVLTVAALTGSPAYGGFLLAVYALGMAVPLFVLALLWERCRLGKRGWLRGRVVRLAAGRFELHTASVLSGLFFITLGVLFLVFDGTTALSGPLPVDMSYALEHRVVGVGRAVPDWALVSVAAMAAGAVPAMRTWRRGRAAARPTRPSA from the coding sequence ATGACCGGCATCGGCTATCTCGCCGCCTTCGCCGGCGGTCTGCTCGCGCTGCTCAGTCCGTGCAGCGCCCTCCTGCTTCCCGCGTTCTTCGCGTACTCGATCGACTCCACGACCCGGCTCGTCGCCCGTACCGGCGTCTTCTACGCGGGGCTGGCGACCACACTGGTGCCGCTCGGTGCCGCGGGTTCGTTCGCCGGGCGGCTCTTCTACGGGCACCGCGACCTGCTGGTCGCGACCGGGGGTTGGCTGATCATCGCGCTCGGCGTGGCCCAGGTCCTGGGCCGGGGCTTCGCGCCGCGCCGACTCGCCGAGGCCGGCGGCCGTATCCGACCCACGACCGCCGTGTCCGTCTACGCGCTCGGCCTGGTCTACGGACTCGCGGGCTTCTGTGCGGGCCCGATCCTCGGGAGCGTCCTGACGGTGGCCGCGCTGACCGGCAGCCCCGCCTACGGGGGCTTTCTGCTCGCCGTCTACGCCCTCGGCATGGCCGTACCCCTGTTCGTGCTCGCGCTGCTGTGGGAGCGCTGCCGCCTCGGCAAGCGCGGCTGGCTGCGTGGCCGTGTGGTCCGTCTCGCCGCCGGCCGCTTCGAGTTGCACACTGCATCCGTGCTGTCCGGGCTTTTCTTCATCACCTTGGGTGTCCTCTTCCTCGTATTCGATGGGACCACCGCGCTGTCCGGGCCGCTGCCGGTCGACATGTCGTACGCGCTGGAGCATCGGGTGGTCGGTGTCGGGCGGGCGGTCCCCGACTGGGCCCTGGTGTCCGTCGCGGCCATGGCCGCCGGGGCCGTCCCCGCCATGCGGACCTGGCGGCGCGGCCGAGCCGCCGCACGACCCACCAGGCCGAGTGCCTGA